The following are encoded together in the Salvia hispanica cultivar TCC Black 2014 chromosome 6, UniMelb_Shisp_WGS_1.0, whole genome shotgun sequence genome:
- the LOC125192568 gene encoding pentatricopeptide repeat-containing protein At5g50390, chloroplastic: MDISLPLDQIQSTYKFACSLINPTGFKQKFRFSDEFSLGGRRCRPPIAKFRCSLLDQGLRPRPTPKPRRKEERNLNKTGFLEERKLEKSNSTLGVCGQIEKLVLCKRYNEALEMFEIVECDGDVDVSFDTYDALVGACIALRSIRGVKRVFNHMRNCEVDLDLYMMNRVLLMHVKCGMMIDARQLFEDMPDRNSVSWNTIIGGLVDSGDFFDAFRLFLTMCEDISDLCSRTLSTMVRASAGLELISPGQQLHSCALKMGMTGDVFVSCALIDMYSKCGSIEDARLVFELMPEKTTVAWNTIIAGYALHGYSEEALGMYYDMQDSGVKMDHFTYSMIIRVCTRLASLQHAKQAHAGLIRNGFGSDVVANTALVDFYSKWGRLEDARNVFDRMPRKNVVSWNALISGYGNHGRGAEAVDLFERMVDQGMVPNHITFLAVLSACCHSGLSDCGWEIFESMSRDYKVKPRAMHYACMVELLGREGLLDEAFALIRDATFKPTINMWAALLTACRVHKNFELGKYAAEQLYGMGPEKLSNYVVLLNIYSSSGKLDEAAAVLRTLRRKGLRMVPVCTWIEIKKQQYVFSTGDKSHPQTKEIYDNLDNMKLQLSKHGYVPHGNNLLPDVDKREESMLLHHSEKLAISFGLISTPSSTPLQLVQSHRICNDCHNAIKLISTVYKREIAFRDGSRFHHFKEGHCSCGDYW, encoded by the coding sequence ATGGACATCTCCTTGCCGCTGGATCAAATCCAGAGCACTTACAAATTCGCATGCTCTCTGATAAACCCCACTGgtttcaaacaaaaattcagATTTTCAGACGAATTTTCACTCGGTGGGAGACGGTGCAGACCCCCCATTGCCAAGTTTAGGTGTTCTTTGTTAGATCAGGGATTAAGGCCTCGCCCGACGCCGAAACCTCGTCGAAAGGAGGAACGGAATCTGAACAAAACTGGATTTTTGGAGGAGAGGAAATTGGAGAAATCCAATTCGACTTTAGGGGTCTGTGGCCAGATTGAGAAATTGGTTTTGTGCAAAAGGTATAATGAGGCTCTAGAAATGTTTGAGATTGTGGAATGTGATGGCGACGTTGATGTTAGCTTTGATACTTACGACGCGCTGGTGGGTGCTTGCATTGCATTGAGATCGATTCGAGGAGTGAAGAGGGTATTCAATCATATGCGGAACTGCGaggtggatttggatttgtatATGATGAATAGGGTGCTGCTCATGCATGTGAAATGTGGGATGATGATTGATGCGCGCCAACTGTTTGAGGATATGCCGGACAGAAATTCAGTTTCTTGGAATACCATAATAGGGGGCCTTGTGGACTCGGGTGATTTTTTTGATGCTTTCAGGTTGTTTTTGACTATGTGTGAGGACATTTCAGATCTTTGTTCTAGGACATTGTCCACGATGGTTCGAGCATCAGCTGGCTTGGAACTCATATCTCCGGGTCAGCAGCTGCATTCTTGTGCTCTGAAGATGGGGATGACTGGAGATGTCTTTGTGTCGTGTGCCTTGATTGATATGTATAGCAAATGTGGTAGCATTGAGGATGCGAGGTTGGTTTTTGAATTGATGCCGGAGAAAACTACTGTAGCATGGAACACTATCATTGCTGGCTATGCACTCCATGGGTATAGTGAAGAAGCACTGGGCATGTATTATGATATGCAGGATTCTGGCGTCAAGATGGACCATTTCACCTATTCAATGATTATACGAGTTTGTACTAGGTTGGCCTCGTTGCAGCATGCGAAGCAAGCCCATGCTGGCCTGATTCGAAATGGTTTTGGATCTGATGTGGTAGCTAATACTGCACTTGTTGATTTCTATAGCAAATGGGGTAGGTTGGAAGATGCTCGGAATGTTTTTGATAGGATGCCCCGTAAGAATGTTGTGTCGTGGAATGCCTTGATATCTGGATATGGTAATCATGGCCGTGGAGCTGAGGCAGTTGATTTGTTTGAGCGGATGGTTGACCAAGGAATGGTCCCCAATCATATCACTTTTTTGGCTGTTCTGTCTGCCTGTTGTCATTCAGGATTGTCTGATTGTGGATGGGAAATATTTGAATCTATGAGTAGGGATTATAAGGTGAAGCCTCGTGCAATGCACTATGCATGTATGGTTGAGCTATTAGGCCGAGAAGGGCTCCTGGATGAAGCTTTTGCTCTGATTAGAGATGCTACATTTAAGCCCACGATCAATATGTGGGCTGCATTGCTCACAGCTTGCAGGGtccataaaaattttgaacttgGAAAATATGCAGCTGAGCAACTTTACGGAATGGGACCTGAGAAACTATCTAATTATGTCGTGCTATTGAATATCTATAGCAGTTCAGGGAAATTAGATGAAGCAGCTGCAGTCCTCCGGACCTTGAGGAGAAAAGGTCTAAGAATGGTACCTGTTTGTACTTGGATCGAGATAAAGAAGCAGCAGTATGTTTTCTCCACTGGAGATAAGTCTCATCCTCAGACAAAGGAGATATATGATAATTTGGATAATATGAAGCTGCAACTCTCGAAACATGGATATGTACCTCACGGAAATAATTTGCTTCCTGACGTAGATAAACGTGAAGAATCCATGCTACTTCATCACAGTGAGAAATTGGCTATTTCATTTGGGCTTATTAGCACTCCCAGCTCAACTCCTCTGCAACTTGTCCAGAGTCATAGGATATGTAACGACTGCCACAATGCAATCAAATTGATCTCCACTGTCTACAAACGAGAAATAGCCTTCAGAGATGGTAgtagatttcatcattttaaaGAAGGCCATTGTTCTTGTGGTGATTACTGGTAA
- the LOC125191620 gene encoding protein indeterminate-domain 16-like has translation MEQDHQEMQLLSYSSTPQYPLPWPSQSPSVDLQLSISVGGPSVEALKREAAEQIRLAGMEKAYAEHVMEMSRREMEVAQTEFMRARSLWERAREEVQRAHKLRERAAAMEITCLSCRHKFRPN, from the coding sequence ATGGAACAAGATCATCAAGAAATGCAGCTACTCTCCTACTCCAGCACCCCACAATATCCTCTTCCATGGCCGAGCCAAAGCCCCTCAGTGGACCTCCAGCTGTCGATAAGCGTGGGGGGGCCCTCGGTGGAGGCACTGAAGAGGGAGGCAGCGGAGCAGATTAGGCTGGCGGGCATGGAGAAGGCGTACGCGGAGCACGTGATGGAGATGAGTCGGAGGGAGATGGAGGTGGCGCAGACGGAGTTTATGAGGGCGCGGAGTCTGTGGGAGAGGGCGAGGGAGGAGGTCCAGAGGGCCCACaagttgagagagagagcagcAGCCATGGAGATCACATGTCTCTCCTGCAGGCACAAGTTTAGGCCTAATTga